The following coding sequences are from one Parafrankia irregularis window:
- a CDS encoding NADPH-dependent FMN reductase → MIQSSRPVPPSTSHTLQRTQSDTPSGLLVRPRLVVLSGSPRTGSRTLAVARGLVERITEDLPAASVEIIDLAELARHLFDGDSRVAAAARTVAAADLLIVASPVYKGSYTGLLKVFLDLLPGGALRGVTAIPLVLSAAPDHSFAGEAYLRPVLVELGAAVPARSFAVIEEQIPDLDVVFDSWVVSYVSALRASVAANAGAARPAHAAEDDRPAHAEAAPSPVPSDAVRSDAVRSDAVRSDAVRSDAVRSDAVRSDTTRTEPARPVPAVLAPAASAVPVTGSGSGASSSGSSGVAVGVRTALRVGLAGAVL, encoded by the coding sequence ATGATCCAGTCCTCACGCCCGGTGCCGCCGTCCACGTCGCACACGCTGCAGCGCACGCAGTCAGACACTCCGTCCGGGCTGCTTGTACGGCCCCGCCTGGTCGTCCTCAGCGGTAGTCCGCGGACGGGCTCCCGAACGCTCGCCGTCGCGCGCGGTCTCGTCGAGCGGATCACGGAGGATCTGCCGGCCGCCAGTGTCGAGATCATCGATCTCGCGGAGCTGGCCCGGCACCTCTTCGACGGTGACAGCCGGGTCGCCGCCGCGGCCAGGACGGTGGCCGCGGCCGACCTGCTGATCGTCGCCTCGCCCGTCTACAAGGGCAGCTACACGGGCCTGCTCAAGGTCTTCCTGGACCTGCTGCCGGGCGGTGCGCTGCGGGGAGTCACCGCCATCCCGCTGGTCCTGTCGGCGGCGCCAGATCACTCCTTCGCGGGCGAGGCCTATCTGCGCCCGGTCCTCGTCGAGCTCGGCGCCGCGGTGCCGGCGCGCTCCTTCGCCGTGATCGAGGAGCAGATCCCCGACCTGGACGTCGTTTTCGACTCCTGGGTGGTCTCCTACGTGTCCGCGCTGCGGGCCAGCGTGGCGGCGAACGCGGGGGCGGCCCGTCCAGCCCACGCTGCCGAGGATGACCGCCCCGCCCACGCCGAGGCGGCGCCATCGCCCGTGCCGTCGGACGCGGTGCGGTCGGATGCGGTGCGGTCGGATGCGGTGCGGTCGGACGCGGTGCGGTCGGACGCGGTGCGGTCCGACGCGGTGCGGTCCGACACGACTCGGACGGAGCCGGCCCGGCCTGTTCCCGCCGTTCTCGCGCCGGCGGCGTCCGCGGTGCCGGTGACCGGATCCGGATCCGGGGCCTCGTCATCCGGTTCATCCGGGGTGGCGGTCGGGGTCAGGACCGCTCTGCGCGTCGGTCTGGCCGGGGCAGTCCTGTGA
- a CDS encoding putative leader peptide translates to MLKPTYLVKRGHIDLLRVASAACSAT, encoded by the coding sequence GTGTTGAAGCCGACCTACCTCGTCAAGCGGGGGCACATCGACCTGTTGCGGGTCGCCTCCGCCGCCTGTTCGGCCACCTGA
- a CDS encoding winged helix-turn-helix domain-containing protein: MTAYAGFVERTTVGGDVDIDRVAWQVLVDGQPIDLTYLEFEVLDYLVRHPGRVHSREKLLREVWHQDPDALGASAPRTVDVMITRLRRKLGRGHRDRIETVRRVGYRYRDAAEPLSSHSLSTR; this comes from the coding sequence GTGACTGCCTACGCCGGTTTCGTCGAGAGAACGACCGTGGGAGGTGACGTGGACATCGACCGCGTCGCCTGGCAGGTCCTGGTCGACGGGCAGCCGATCGACCTCACCTACCTGGAGTTCGAGGTCCTCGACTACCTCGTGCGCCATCCGGGGCGGGTGCACAGCCGCGAGAAGCTCCTGCGCGAGGTGTGGCACCAGGATCCGGACGCGCTCGGCGCCTCCGCGCCGCGCACCGTCGACGTCATGATCACCCGTCTGCGGCGCAAGCTCGGCCGGGGCCACCGGGACCGCATCGAGACAGTCCGGCGAGTCGGCTACCGCTACCGGGACGCCGCGGAGCCCCTCAGCTCCCATTCACTCTCGACCCGGTAG
- the thpR gene encoding RNA 2',3'-cyclic phosphodiesterase, with protein sequence MRYFVALLPPPEVVDGLAAAIARVSGRPEPRLRWSSPPQWHVTLAFLGPVDPAVRPALAERLGRVARRHPPVEVRLDGAGHFGGRVLWARVNGDLGPLATGVRRAAARAGADHGDDRPFRAHLTLARVPAGTSPDLREVVRELDEAIAGSSWSAGAITLMSSDGGPAPTYRVESEWELRGSAASR encoded by the coding sequence ATGAGGTACTTCGTCGCGCTGCTGCCACCACCGGAGGTCGTCGACGGCCTGGCGGCGGCGATCGCCAGGGTGAGCGGGCGGCCGGAGCCGCGGCTGCGCTGGAGCAGCCCGCCGCAGTGGCACGTGACGCTGGCCTTCCTGGGCCCCGTCGACCCGGCCGTGCGTCCAGCGCTCGCCGAGCGGCTCGGGCGCGTCGCCCGTCGTCACCCACCGGTCGAGGTGCGGCTGGACGGCGCTGGCCACTTCGGCGGGCGGGTGCTCTGGGCCCGCGTCAATGGTGATCTCGGGCCGTTGGCCACCGGGGTGCGCCGGGCGGCGGCCAGAGCCGGTGCGGACCACGGTGATGACCGCCCGTTCCGGGCCCACCTCACCCTGGCCCGGGTACCGGCCGGTACCAGCCCGGACCTGCGGGAGGTGGTCCGGGAGCTCGACGAGGCCATCGCGGGATCGTCCTGGTCCGCGGGAGCGATCACGCTGATGAGCAGCGACGGTGGGCCGGCCCCCACCTACCGGGTCGAGAGTGAATGGGAGCTGAGGGGCTCCGCGGCGTCCCGGTAG
- a CDS encoding Gfo/Idh/MocA family oxidoreductase has product MTTVPELVAPRDPGLSRAWRSDRRAARRDEPDLPVAMALVTDGSELSTADVLRDAGVDVVGLLAPEPLESLAWAAEAGAPRAYSDLIALLSDDIEAVCVEMAPPASDIVARRAAEAGLHVLLAKPATAEAESLRAVADIAEDADLAHVVALDGRAWPAAWHVQASVHSLGRLSQITVVGAPAGPVGRAEMIDLALRWCGEIVAVCADPGSMPATALTPDAPVTLALLAANGTTILINERMSGEITTAVVTVCGDVGRMVVQGRRVRRQDSTGVRDLWMPTVPAERPGLVEATYDVVRAAELNDPALVRGATFHDLLTASRLQVAASASRKRGGWVEL; this is encoded by the coding sequence GTGACGACGGTCCCCGAACTGGTGGCACCCCGCGATCCCGGTCTGTCCCGGGCCTGGCGTTCCGACCGTCGCGCCGCACGGCGCGACGAGCCCGATCTCCCGGTCGCGATGGCCCTTGTTACTGACGGTTCGGAGCTCTCCACGGCGGATGTCCTGCGCGACGCGGGCGTCGACGTCGTCGGTCTGCTGGCCCCGGAACCGTTGGAATCACTGGCCTGGGCGGCCGAGGCCGGAGCACCCCGCGCCTACAGCGATCTGATCGCCCTGCTGTCGGACGACATCGAGGCGGTCTGCGTCGAGATGGCCCCGCCGGCGTCGGACATCGTGGCCCGCCGCGCCGCCGAAGCAGGCCTGCATGTCCTGCTCGCCAAGCCCGCCACCGCCGAGGCGGAGTCGCTGCGCGCCGTCGCCGACATCGCGGAGGACGCCGATCTGGCGCACGTCGTCGCGTTGGACGGCCGGGCCTGGCCGGCGGCGTGGCACGTCCAGGCATCCGTCCACTCGCTCGGGCGGCTCAGCCAGATCACGGTGGTCGGGGCACCCGCCGGCCCGGTCGGTCGCGCCGAGATGATCGATCTCGCCCTGCGCTGGTGCGGCGAGATCGTCGCCGTGTGCGCGGATCCGGGCAGCATGCCCGCGACCGCCCTCACCCCGGACGCCCCGGTGACCCTGGCGCTGCTCGCGGCCAACGGGACGACGATCCTCATCAACGAGCGCATGAGCGGCGAGATCACCACCGCCGTCGTCACGGTCTGCGGCGATGTCGGCCGGATGGTCGTGCAGGGCCGGCGGGTGCGCCGCCAGGACAGCACCGGCGTCCGGGACCTGTGGATGCCGACGGTTCCCGCCGAGCGGCCCGGCCTGGTCGAGGCGACCTATGACGTCGTGCGTGCCGCGGAGCTCAACGATCCGGCGCTGGTGCGCGGCGCCACCTTCCACGATCTGCTCACCGCCAGCCGGCTTCAGGTGGCGGCCTCCGCGTCCCGTAAGCGTGGCGGATGGGTGGAGCTTTGA
- a CDS encoding MarR family transcriptional regulator, whose product MDNVGVAELASTLRMSVMRLSRRMRQERSSTLTPTQVATLATLARHGPMTLGEIAAYERVQPPSMTRVITLLAEAGLVNRGQHPSDGRQVIAEVTEAGRELLAADRRRRDEWLAEHLEDLAPDEVDALKAAAPILDRLAGL is encoded by the coding sequence ATGGACAACGTAGGCGTGGCAGAGCTTGCCTCCACCCTGCGTATGTCCGTGATGCGGTTGTCGCGGCGAATGCGCCAGGAACGTTCGAGCACCCTGACACCGACCCAGGTCGCGACCCTCGCCACCCTCGCGCGGCACGGCCCGATGACACTCGGCGAGATCGCGGCGTACGAGCGCGTGCAGCCACCGTCGATGACCCGCGTGATCACGCTCCTGGCCGAGGCCGGGCTCGTCAACCGGGGCCAGCACCCCTCCGACGGACGTCAGGTGATCGCCGAGGTCACCGAGGCGGGCCGGGAACTGCTCGCCGCGGACCGCCGCCGCCGGGACGAGTGGCTGGCCGAGCACCTCGAGGACCTCGCACCGGACGAGGTCGACGCGCTGAAGGCCGCCGCTCCCATCCTTGACCGCCTCGCCGGCCTCTGA
- a CDS encoding sensor histidine kinase, which produces MPAPNLSPGRTSTATAGTPASQAPDQRLARLLTSAVTRHRLVSLVTAGLVTSLLAIAAQWPAWARTPFPATLNVLVVLTFVLTGLLLLDEDALSSVSWAFVLGGLLWAVSWTATWEHGPSAVISSFAYTHFWVCLGWGVLRYPHGRLVGSVDHLMVAVAVAVIPVGNLVLIGLCRPETLGYRPDVWWYGSAIEPGVFELVVNILDGLTIALVVAFGLVIGRRYRRASALERRTLGPVSLGLLAAFVMASVVNLFVYYPQGGAIDPIFIPMAATLFAIPASFATAAARRHLARGRIAQLLSTLSTPPTPRAVREVLRAALGDESAQIYLWVPERGVHIDSDGRPAIPPATDDTLLTLPVRTTSGAPLAVLSARSSLERDRDLVDVALNASAIVLENAQLHAMIASQLDAVRTTRTQLIEVGLAERRRIERDLHDGAQQRLLALAARLGLAQAQATDEATATALAAASADLRAALEELRGLARGIHPPILRDRGLKAALEDIAGPLPLVVDLRVPDQRFDTVLETTAYYTVSEALANTVKHAEATHAQVTVRMSGDRLLVQVADDGKGGAVISESGGIAGLGERVRALGGEIMLSSPPHSGTRLTAVIPATTH; this is translated from the coding sequence GTGCCGGCCCCCAACCTGTCGCCAGGTAGGACGTCCACAGCCACAGCCGGCACTCCGGCGTCCCAGGCACCCGACCAGCGGCTTGCCCGGTTGCTGACCAGCGCCGTCACCCGGCACCGGCTCGTTTCCCTGGTGACGGCCGGCCTGGTGACGTCGTTGCTCGCGATCGCGGCGCAATGGCCCGCCTGGGCCAGGACGCCGTTTCCGGCGACGCTGAACGTGCTCGTCGTCCTCACCTTCGTCCTCACCGGCCTGCTGCTCCTCGACGAGGACGCACTCAGCAGCGTGAGCTGGGCGTTCGTTCTGGGCGGCCTGCTGTGGGCGGTGAGCTGGACCGCCACCTGGGAACACGGCCCGAGCGCCGTGATCTCCTCGTTCGCCTACACCCATTTCTGGGTCTGCCTCGGCTGGGGTGTGCTCCGCTACCCGCACGGGCGCCTCGTCGGGTCCGTCGACCATCTGATGGTGGCCGTCGCCGTCGCGGTCATCCCCGTCGGCAACCTGGTTCTGATCGGGCTGTGCCGGCCGGAGACCCTGGGCTACCGGCCGGACGTGTGGTGGTACGGGTCCGCGATCGAGCCGGGCGTCTTCGAGCTGGTCGTCAACATCCTCGACGGCCTGACCATCGCTCTCGTCGTCGCCTTCGGGCTGGTCATCGGACGCCGCTACCGACGGGCGTCGGCGCTGGAGCGGCGCACCCTCGGCCCGGTCTCGCTGGGCCTGCTCGCCGCCTTCGTGATGGCCTCCGTGGTGAACCTGTTCGTCTACTACCCCCAGGGCGGGGCCATCGACCCGATCTTCATACCGATGGCCGCGACCCTGTTCGCCATTCCGGCGTCGTTCGCCACCGCCGCGGCGCGCCGTCACCTGGCCCGTGGCCGCATCGCCCAGCTCCTGAGCACACTGAGCACCCCACCGACGCCGAGGGCGGTGCGTGAGGTGCTGCGCGCGGCACTGGGCGACGAGAGCGCGCAGATCTACCTGTGGGTACCCGAGCGAGGTGTGCACATCGACAGCGACGGCCGGCCGGCCATCCCACCGGCAACCGACGACACGCTGCTCACGCTGCCCGTCCGCACCACCTCGGGCGCGCCGCTGGCGGTGCTGTCCGCCCGGTCATCGCTGGAGCGCGACCGCGACCTGGTGGACGTCGCGCTGAACGCCAGCGCCATCGTGCTGGAGAACGCACAACTTCACGCCATGATCGCCTCCCAGCTCGACGCGGTGCGGACCACCCGAACGCAGCTCATCGAGGTCGGTCTGGCCGAGCGCCGCCGAATCGAGCGGGACCTGCACGACGGCGCCCAGCAGCGCCTGCTGGCCCTCGCCGCCCGCCTGGGGCTCGCCCAGGCACAGGCAACAGACGAGGCCACGGCCACCGCGCTGGCGGCCGCATCCGCCGATCTCCGGGCCGCGCTGGAGGAGCTGCGCGGACTGGCCCGCGGAATCCATCCGCCGATCCTGCGGGATCGGGGGCTGAAGGCCGCGTTGGAGGACATCGCGGGCCCGCTGCCCCTGGTGGTCGATCTTCGAGTCCCGGACCAGCGTTTCGACACCGTGTTGGAGACCACTGCGTACTACACCGTGAGCGAAGCGCTGGCGAATACCGTCAAACACGCCGAAGCCACCCATGCGCAGGTTACGGTGCGAATGTCCGGTGACCGGCTCCTGGTTCAGGTCGCCGACGACGGCAAAGGCGGAGCCGTGATAAGCGAAAGCGGCGGCATCGCCGGCCTGGGTGAGCGTGTCCGCGCGCTCGGCGGGGAAATCATGCTGTCCAGCCCGCCGCATTCCGGCACCCGGCTGACCGCGGTAATCCCGGCCACAACCCACTGA
- a CDS encoding response regulator transcription factor translates to MRVAIADDSTLFREGLAMLLASAGVEVTAQASEPRGILAHLKDAQLADAQPDVVILDMRMPPTFTDEGLVCAELIRAQHPAVGVLVLSTYSDVHYAVRLLGDGRGGMGYLLKDRVADLNGLLDGVRRIAAGRLVVDEDIIAGLLAHRRRAEALDRLTERERAVLREMAEGRSNAGIAGKLHLAPKTVENHVASVFSKLGMPASGDDNRRVLAVLAWLRSAGDTASIAAPGGSPGR, encoded by the coding sequence ATGCGGGTAGCTATCGCGGACGACTCAACACTGTTCCGGGAGGGCCTCGCGATGCTGCTGGCCTCGGCCGGTGTCGAGGTGACGGCACAGGCCTCCGAGCCGCGCGGGATCCTCGCCCACCTCAAGGACGCCCAGCTCGCGGACGCGCAGCCCGATGTCGTCATCCTCGACATGCGGATGCCGCCGACGTTCACCGACGAGGGCCTCGTCTGCGCGGAGCTGATCCGCGCCCAGCATCCGGCGGTCGGCGTGCTCGTCCTGTCCACCTACTCGGACGTCCACTACGCGGTGCGCCTGCTCGGTGACGGCCGGGGCGGGATGGGCTACCTGCTCAAGGACCGGGTCGCCGATCTCAACGGGCTGCTGGACGGCGTGCGCCGCATCGCGGCCGGCCGCCTCGTCGTCGACGAGGACATCATCGCGGGGCTGCTGGCGCACCGGCGGCGTGCCGAGGCGCTCGACCGGCTTACCGAGAGGGAGCGCGCCGTTCTGCGGGAAATGGCAGAAGGCCGCTCCAATGCCGGTATTGCCGGGAAACTGCACCTTGCCCCCAAAACAGTCGAAAACCACGTCGCCAGTGTGTTCTCGAAACTCGGGATGCCCGCGTCCGGCGACGACAACCGGCGAGTCCTGGCCGTCCTCGCCTGGCTTCGGTCGGCGGGTGACACCGCCTCCATCGCCGCACCGGGCGGATCTCCCGGCCGGTAG
- a CDS encoding citrate synthase, translated as MSEQVSTLTVTDNRTGRTYEVPITDGTIRSSAFRTIKVDDDDFGLMAYDPAFTNTASCRSAITYIDGDAGILRYRGYPIQELAEKSSFLEVAYLLLAGELPTSDELYTWEDEITHHTLVHESIKKFIDGFHHDAHPMGMLVSTVGALSTFYPDAKTIDDPGLRRLQIVRLIAKITTLAAFSYRHSVGFPYVYPDNDLSYAGNFLNMMWKATELKYEPDPNLEHALDVLFILHADHEQNCSANAMRAVGSSQADPFSAAAAAIAALYGPLHGGANEQVLRMLADIGSVENIPAFIAQVKDGKKKLMGFGHRVYKNYDPRARVIRQVADEVFKVTGTNPLLDLAMELERVALEDEYFISRKLYPNVDFYTGIIYQAMGIPVEMFPVLFAIGRMPGWLAQWEEGLLDPEQKIARPRQLYVGYDQRPYVPMDVRSAAAAAETDPIAAQAAQAAPVRPLR; from the coding sequence GTGTCCGAGCAGGTCAGTACCCTGACCGTCACTGACAACCGCACCGGTCGGACGTACGAGGTGCCGATTACCGACGGCACGATCCGCTCAAGTGCGTTCCGTACCATCAAGGTCGACGACGACGACTTCGGCCTGATGGCATACGACCCCGCGTTCACCAACACGGCGAGCTGCCGCAGCGCGATCACCTATATCGACGGTGATGCCGGCATCCTGCGCTACCGCGGATACCCGATCCAGGAACTGGCCGAGAAGAGCAGCTTCCTCGAGGTTGCCTACCTGCTTCTCGCGGGCGAGCTTCCGACCTCGGATGAGCTCTACACCTGGGAAGACGAGATCACGCACCACACCCTGGTGCATGAGTCGATCAAGAAGTTCATCGACGGCTTCCACCACGACGCCCACCCGATGGGCATGCTGGTATCGACCGTCGGCGCGCTGTCGACCTTCTACCCGGACGCCAAGACGATCGACGACCCCGGTCTGCGGCGGCTGCAGATCGTCCGGCTCATCGCGAAGATCACCACGCTGGCGGCGTTCTCCTACCGCCACTCCGTGGGCTTCCCGTATGTCTACCCGGACAACGATCTTTCGTACGCCGGCAACTTCCTCAACATGATGTGGAAGGCCACCGAGCTCAAGTACGAGCCGGACCCGAACCTCGAGCACGCGCTCGACGTGCTGTTCATCCTGCACGCCGACCACGAGCAGAACTGCTCCGCGAACGCGATGCGTGCCGTCGGCAGCTCCCAGGCCGACCCGTTCTCCGCCGCCGCCGCGGCGATCGCCGCGCTCTACGGCCCGCTGCACGGTGGCGCCAACGAGCAGGTGCTGCGCATGCTCGCCGACATCGGCTCGGTGGAGAACATCCCCGCCTTCATCGCCCAGGTGAAGGACGGCAAGAAGAAGCTCATGGGCTTCGGCCACCGGGTCTACAAGAACTACGACCCGCGGGCCCGGGTGATCCGCCAGGTCGCCGACGAGGTCTTCAAGGTCACCGGCACCAACCCGCTGCTCGACCTCGCGATGGAGCTCGAGCGGGTGGCGCTGGAGGACGAGTACTTCATCTCCCGCAAGCTCTACCCGAACGTCGACTTCTACACCGGCATCATCTACCAGGCCATGGGTATCCCGGTGGAGATGTTCCCGGTGCTGTTCGCGATCGGCCGGATGCCGGGCTGGCTGGCCCAGTGGGAGGAGGGCCTGCTCGACCCCGAGCAGAAGATCGCCCGCCCACGTCAGCTGTACGTCGGCTACGACCAGCGTCCCTACGTTCCGATGGACGTCCGGTCGGCCGCGGCCGCCGCCGAGACGGACCCGATCGCCGCCCAGGCCGCGCAGGCCGCCCCGGTGCGCCCGCTGCGCTGA
- a CDS encoding ATP-binding protein yields the protein MIPASARLAEVPRLVAREGYFVVHAPRQTGKTTTLQALADELTATGQYAALLFSCEAGRAWGDDIGAATRAVLDRIRSGAESTLSEGLRPPPWPEASEGTLLATALTAWARACPRPLVLFFDEIDALQGRTLISFLSQLRDGYRGRPTNFPISVALCGLRDVRDYKAASGGDPSRLGTASPFNIKVKSLRLGNFTAGEVRELYAQHTADTGQVFTAEATTRAFELTAGQPWLVNALAAEIVDEMAVPASTPISIDHVEQAKERLIVARATHLDSLVDKLREPRVQRVVEPVLAGTTLLLDPYDDDLSYTRDLGLVAEDPPVRIANPIYREVIPRVLAADVAANVTAEPRSFVLPDGRLDLTRMLAEFAAFWRVNGDVLAARQVYHEAAPQLVMMAFLQRLINGGGFVEREYGVGRGRIDLLIRWPYRDPGGRRAWQLEGLELKVRAAGDPDPLAEGLGQLDAYLDRLGLLGGTLAIFDRRPAAPAIHERTSIGTASSPAGRTITLLRG from the coding sequence ATGATCCCGGCGTCGGCGCGGCTGGCGGAGGTCCCGCGGCTCGTGGCGCGGGAAGGCTACTTCGTCGTACATGCTCCGCGGCAAACGGGCAAGACGACGACACTGCAGGCGCTCGCGGACGAGCTGACCGCCACCGGCCAGTACGCGGCGCTGCTGTTCTCCTGCGAGGCGGGCCGAGCCTGGGGCGACGACATCGGTGCAGCTACCCGCGCCGTTCTCGACCGGATCCGCTCGGGTGCTGAGAGCACGCTGTCCGAGGGCCTGCGACCGCCGCCGTGGCCCGAGGCATCGGAAGGGACCCTTCTCGCCACGGCGCTGACCGCGTGGGCGCGGGCCTGCCCGCGGCCGCTGGTGCTGTTTTTCGACGAGATCGACGCGCTGCAGGGTCGAACCCTGATCAGTTTTCTGAGCCAGCTCCGCGACGGATATCGCGGCCGTCCAACCAATTTTCCGATCTCCGTCGCGCTTTGCGGCCTGCGGGACGTCCGCGACTACAAAGCCGCCTCTGGCGGCGACCCGTCCCGGCTGGGTACGGCCAGCCCGTTCAACATCAAGGTCAAGTCGCTGCGGCTGGGGAACTTCACCGCCGGCGAGGTGCGGGAACTGTACGCCCAGCACACAGCCGACACCGGCCAGGTGTTCACGGCGGAGGCCACGACGCGCGCCTTCGAGCTGACCGCGGGCCAGCCGTGGCTGGTCAACGCGCTCGCGGCCGAGATTGTCGACGAGATGGCGGTCCCGGCGTCCACCCCGATCAGCATCGACCACGTGGAACAGGCGAAGGAGCGGCTCATCGTCGCCCGTGCCACGCATCTCGACTCGCTGGTGGACAAGCTGCGGGAGCCGCGGGTCCAGCGGGTGGTCGAGCCGGTGCTGGCGGGAACGACGTTGCTGCTGGATCCCTACGACGATGACCTCAGCTACACCCGCGATCTCGGGCTCGTGGCCGAGGATCCTCCTGTCCGGATCGCCAACCCGATCTATCGGGAGGTCATACCGCGGGTGCTGGCTGCCGACGTCGCCGCCAATGTCACCGCCGAGCCGCGATCCTTCGTCCTTCCCGACGGACGGCTCGACCTCACCCGGATGCTCGCCGAGTTCGCCGCGTTCTGGCGAGTCAACGGTGATGTCCTGGCTGCCCGGCAGGTCTACCACGAGGCCGCGCCACAGCTGGTGATGATGGCTTTCCTGCAGCGTCTCATCAACGGCGGCGGCTTCGTGGAGCGTGAGTACGGTGTCGGCCGCGGCCGCATCGACCTGCTCATCCGCTGGCCGTATCGCGATCCTGGCGGGCGGCGCGCCTGGCAGCTCGAAGGGCTTGAGCTCAAGGTCCGTGCCGCGGGCGACCCCGACCCGCTGGCGGAAGGGCTGGGCCAGCTCGACGCCTACCTGGATCGTCTCGGCCTGCTCGGCGGCACCCTGGCCATCTTTGACCGCCGTCCGGCCGCGCCGGCCATCCACGAGCGCACCAGCATCGGCACGGCCAGCAGCCCCGCCGGCCGCACCATCACCCTCCTGCGAGGCTGA
- the serC gene encoding phosphoserine transaminase produces MPDAPTIVLPDPLRPVDGRFGCGPSKVRTEAVEALAASGTSLLGTSHRQKPVKNLVGRVRSGLADLFSVPEGYEVVLGIGGATAFWDAAAFNLVRERSQHLVFGEFGGKFADTTKGAPFLGDPSVVKSEPGTHPDWAPEAGIDVYATPHNETSTGVARPVRRPVGTDAGALHLVDATSGAGGLPVDLTEVDVYYFAPQKCFASDGGLWVALMSPAALGRLGEIAATDRWIPPFLDLTTALDNSTKDQTYNTPAVATLFLFADQLDWMNGQGGLDWCVRRTGESSSILYNWAEKTAYTTPFVADPAQRSQVVVTIDFEGVDAAAVAKVLRANGVVDVEPYRKLGRNQLRVACFPAIEPSDVETLTGAIDYVVERL; encoded by the coding sequence ATGCCTGACGCCCCGACGATCGTCCTGCCCGACCCGCTGCGTCCGGTCGACGGCCGCTTCGGGTGCGGGCCGTCCAAGGTCCGCACCGAGGCCGTGGAGGCCCTCGCCGCGAGCGGGACCTCGCTGCTCGGCACGTCGCACCGGCAGAAGCCGGTGAAGAACCTGGTCGGCCGGGTCCGGTCCGGGCTCGCCGACCTGTTCTCGGTGCCCGAGGGCTACGAGGTCGTCCTCGGCATCGGCGGCGCCACCGCCTTCTGGGACGCCGCCGCGTTCAACCTGGTGCGGGAACGCTCCCAGCACCTCGTCTTCGGCGAGTTCGGCGGCAAGTTCGCCGACACGACGAAGGGCGCGCCGTTCCTGGGCGACCCGTCGGTCGTGAAGTCGGAGCCGGGCACCCACCCCGACTGGGCGCCCGAAGCGGGTATCGACGTCTACGCGACGCCGCACAACGAGACCTCGACCGGTGTCGCCCGGCCGGTGCGGCGCCCGGTGGGCACCGACGCGGGCGCGCTGCACCTGGTGGACGCGACCTCCGGCGCCGGCGGCCTGCCCGTCGACCTCACCGAGGTGGATGTCTACTACTTCGCGCCGCAGAAGTGCTTCGCCTCCGACGGTGGTCTCTGGGTGGCTCTCATGTCGCCCGCGGCGCTGGGCCGCCTCGGCGAGATCGCGGCCACCGACCGCTGGATCCCGCCGTTCCTGGACCTGACTACGGCGCTGGACAACAGCACCAAGGACCAGACGTACAACACCCCGGCCGTGGCCACCCTGTTCCTGTTCGCCGACCAGCTCGACTGGATGAACGGGCAGGGCGGGCTCGACTGGTGCGTCCGGCGGACCGGTGAGTCCTCCTCGATCCTCTACAACTGGGCCGAGAAGACCGCCTACACGACGCCGTTCGTCGCCGACCCGGCGCAGCGCTCCCAGGTCGTCGTCACGATCGACTTCGAGGGCGTCGACGCCGCCGCGGTGGCCAAGGTGCTGCGCGCCAACGGCGTGGTCGACGTCGAGCCGTACCGCAAGCTGGGCCGTAACCAGCTGCGGGTGGCCTGCTTCCCGGCCATCGAGCCCTCGGACGTCGAGACCCTCACCGGCGCCATCGACTACGTGGTCGAGCGCCTCTGA